The following are encoded together in the Candidatus Methylomirabilis oxygeniifera genome:
- the ruvC gene encoding Crossover junction endodeoxyribonuclease ruvC (Holliday junction nuclease ruvC) (Evidence 2a : Function of homologous gene experimentally demonstrated in an other organism; PubMedId : 16164551; Product type e : enzyme), which yields MLVLGVDPGAGATGYGMVARSDGALRAVEYGSIITTPRDPFPARLQQIYSRLAELIRCHQPEWAAIESLIFAKNVQSAFKLGQARGVAILVAAQNGLTVAEYSPLQIKSAVTGYGAAGKFQVQQMVQSLLGLKEPIRSADAADALAVAICHHHSAGLLHRLGGRGR from the coding sequence GTGCTGGTCTTAGGAGTTGATCCGGGGGCCGGCGCGACCGGCTACGGGATGGTGGCTCGCAGCGACGGCGCATTGCGGGCTGTAGAATACGGCAGCATCATCACCACGCCTCGCGACCCGTTTCCCGCCCGCCTGCAACAGATCTACAGTCGTCTGGCTGAGTTGATCCGTTGTCATCAACCGGAGTGGGCAGCGATCGAAAGCCTTATCTTCGCGAAAAATGTACAAAGCGCGTTCAAGCTGGGTCAGGCGAGAGGGGTCGCGATTCTGGTTGCCGCGCAGAACGGGCTTACTGTCGCGGAATATAGCCCGCTGCAGATAAAAAGCGCTGTCACAGGATATGGCGCCGCGGGCAAATTCCAGGTCCAGCAGATGGTGCAGTCGCTCCTTGGCCTCAAAGAGCCGATCCGTTCGGCCGACGCGGCCGATGCGCTGGCCGTGGCCATTTGCCACCATCATTCGGCCGGGCTCCTGCATCGATTGGGAGGCAGAGGACGGTGA
- the queA gene encoding S-adenosylmethionine:tRNA ribosyltransferase-isomerase (Evidence 2a : Function of homologous gene experimentally demonstrated in an other organism; Product type e : enzyme) has translation MSISLRTVDFDYTLPPELIAQAPVPERDRSRLLVLDRNTGALHDRIFRDLPEYLVPGDLLVINEAKVIPARLFGRSERRHQIEVLLLYEVEVDPDMGPAGTDRWEALIKPSRQVRIGDRLALADDTITAEVIEKRGEGRHLLKLVYDGRLADLLWRFGRMPVPPYIKRQGIGYRVEGLEQGFPSPLDPGPYLLDPNTLDRERYQTVYAKHEGAVAAPTAGLHFTPDLIETLTRQGIAVTPITLFVGPGTFRPVRMKEVAQHRMEPERYIIPEQTALAVKAARREGRRVIAVGTTTVRTLEHATVMGEIRAGVGLTDLFIYPGYRFTSIDAIITNFHLPCSTLFMLVSAFAGRETMLAAYREAIARCYRFYSYGDAMLIV, from the coding sequence GTGTCCATTTCGCTTCGGACAGTCGATTTTGACTACACCCTGCCCCCCGAGCTGATTGCGCAAGCACCCGTTCCTGAGCGCGATCGCTCGCGGCTCCTGGTTCTGGATCGGAACACAGGCGCCCTGCACGATCGAATCTTCCGCGATCTCCCGGAGTACCTCGTTCCAGGAGACCTGTTAGTCATCAATGAGGCGAAGGTGATCCCCGCCAGACTCTTCGGCCGATCCGAGCGGCGGCATCAGATCGAGGTGTTGCTTCTATACGAGGTTGAGGTCGATCCCGACATGGGCCCTGCCGGGACAGACCGCTGGGAGGCCTTAATCAAGCCGTCCAGGCAGGTTCGGATCGGCGACCGCCTTGCGTTGGCCGACGATACGATTACGGCCGAGGTGATAGAGAAACGCGGCGAAGGACGCCATCTGCTCAAGCTTGTGTATGACGGAAGACTCGCCGACCTGTTGTGGCGCTTCGGTCGGATGCCGGTTCCGCCCTATATTAAAAGACAGGGTATAGGGTATAGGGTAGAGGGTTTAGAACAAGGCTTTCCAAGCCCTCTAGACCCTGGACCCTACCTCCTAGACCCTAACACTTTAGATCGCGAGCGGTACCAGACGGTATACGCAAAGCATGAAGGGGCCGTCGCGGCGCCCACGGCCGGCCTCCACTTTACACCGGACCTGATTGAGACGCTCACACGACAAGGTATCGCTGTGACCCCTATCACGCTTTTTGTCGGGCCCGGTACGTTTCGTCCTGTTCGAATGAAGGAGGTTGCACAGCATCGGATGGAGCCGGAGCGCTATATCATTCCGGAGCAGACGGCCCTGGCGGTCAAGGCCGCCAGGAGAGAAGGACGGAGGGTGATCGCGGTGGGAACGACGACCGTCCGGACCCTGGAGCATGCCACCGTCATGGGCGAGATACGGGCAGGGGTAGGCCTGACAGACCTCTTCATCTACCCGGGCTATCGGTTTACGAGCATCGACGCCATCATTACCAACTTTCATCTGCCCTGCTCTACCCTCTTCATGCTGGTCTCGGCCTTCGCGGGCCGGGAGACGATGTTGGCCGCGTATCGCGAGGCTATCGCCAGGTGCTACCGTTTCTACTCCTACGGCGACGCGATGTTGATTGTATGA
- the yajC gene encoding preprotein translocase (YajC) (Evidence 2b : Function of strongly homologous gene; Product type t : transporter): protein MGIAWAQQGTPAEAGPTSILPVMLPSVLIFLVFYFLMIRPQQKKQKEQKDMLANLKTGDQIITTGGLYGTIVKFGEDNRVKVRIAENVTVEIARSAITEKPIGTTEVAKAKSD from the coding sequence ATGGGAATAGCGTGGGCGCAACAGGGGACTCCAGCCGAAGCCGGACCTACAAGTATACTCCCGGTCATGCTCCCTTCGGTGCTGATATTCCTTGTCTTTTATTTCTTAATGATTCGTCCCCAGCAAAAGAAACAGAAAGAACAGAAGGATATGCTGGCGAATCTGAAGACCGGTGATCAGATTATTACTACCGGAGGCTTGTATGGCACGATTGTCAAGTTCGGTGAAGACAACAGAGTCAAGGTCAGGATTGCCGAAAACGTGACGGTTGAGATCGCCAGAAGCGCCATCACTGAGAAGCCTATCGGGACTACGGAGGTGGCGAAGGCCAAAAGCGATTAG
- the napA gene encoding Periplasmic nitrate reductase, large subunit (Evidence 2a : Function of homologous gene experimentally demonstrated in an other organism; Product type e : enzyme), with translation MKLSRRELLKTLAGASAVALTSPDALFAIPEGVAEAAETAEEWKKSPCRFCGVGCGVLVGLREGKVVAVKGDPEAPVNRGLLCIKGYSLPKILYGPDRYKAPLLRQGNKFAEISWTQAMDIMASKFKEAIQQHGPESVAVYFSGQTTIFEGYAINKLMKAGIGSNNVEGNPRLCMSSAVAGFYSTFGMDEPMGCYDDFELTDTFFVWGSNFAEMHPILYSRMVERKHQDPNVKIVSLQTFLNRSSDEPADIVAIFKPHTDLAIANAMAHVIVKEGLVNSAFIEKHVTFKKGLTGIGYGVEDNFEYGGASETSWKTYKPFADKPQPISFEEYKKFLESYTPEYAEQLSGVSADTIRQIARLLGDPRRKAVSCWTMGFNQHVRGTWINNLVYNLHLLTGKIAEPGNSPLSLTGQPSACGTTREVGVLSHTLPGGMFVANPEHRKKAAHIWNIPVEKISPRPGFHAIEMFRALDRGDVKVIWINTTNPFQTLPHAGRYRRGARKGGERFIVVSEVYPSETARHADLILPSAMWVEKEGMFGNTERRTQHWFKMVDPPGQAKDDLWQIVELAKRLDLGHLLNYGEAPLHKALFEEYRKFGQESGKDLAPYDVYAKVRGGLRWPVVEGKETRWRYREGLDPYVKKGEGVRFYGQPDGRAVIWARPYEPPAEQPDAQYPLWLTTGRVLEHWHTGTITRRVLELHRAAPFAPVWISAENAAALGIKTGDQVRVQSRRGEVIAKAQVNGRNTVPKGVVFVPFFDENVLINLVTLDAYDPISKQPDFKKCAVRIEKV, from the coding sequence ATGAAACTTTCTCGTAGAGAGCTTTTAAAGACCTTAGCCGGGGCAAGCGCCGTAGCTCTGACTTCGCCCGACGCACTATTCGCTATCCCCGAGGGGGTTGCGGAGGCTGCCGAGACGGCAGAGGAATGGAAGAAGAGCCCCTGTCGTTTCTGCGGGGTTGGATGCGGCGTGCTGGTAGGACTTCGGGAAGGCAAAGTGGTGGCCGTCAAAGGCGATCCAGAGGCGCCCGTCAATCGTGGCCTGCTCTGCATCAAAGGTTATAGTCTCCCTAAAATTCTCTATGGCCCTGACCGCTATAAGGCTCCGCTGCTTCGCCAAGGCAACAAGTTCGCTGAGATCTCCTGGACTCAGGCGATGGATATCATGGCCTCCAAGTTTAAAGAGGCTATTCAACAGCACGGTCCGGAGTCGGTCGCAGTCTACTTCTCGGGGCAAACAACGATCTTTGAAGGTTACGCCATCAACAAATTGATGAAGGCGGGGATCGGCTCTAACAACGTGGAGGGGAATCCGCGCCTCTGTATGTCCTCGGCCGTAGCCGGTTTTTACTCGACCTTCGGCATGGATGAGCCGATGGGGTGCTACGACGATTTCGAATTGACTGATACCTTTTTTGTCTGGGGCTCTAACTTCGCCGAGATGCATCCGATCCTCTACTCGCGGATGGTTGAGCGAAAACACCAGGATCCCAACGTCAAGATCGTCAGCTTGCAAACCTTTCTGAACCGCAGTTCCGACGAACCAGCGGACATCGTCGCTATTTTCAAGCCTCACACAGATCTCGCCATCGCGAATGCCATGGCACATGTCATCGTGAAGGAAGGGCTCGTAAACAGCGCGTTTATTGAGAAGCATGTCACCTTCAAAAAGGGACTGACAGGGATCGGCTATGGCGTAGAGGATAACTTTGAGTATGGCGGGGCTTCGGAAACCAGTTGGAAGACGTATAAGCCTTTTGCCGATAAGCCTCAGCCGATCAGTTTCGAGGAGTATAAGAAGTTCCTGGAGTCCTACACGCCGGAGTATGCTGAACAACTTTCCGGCGTTTCAGCCGATACGATCCGTCAGATTGCTCGGCTGTTGGGCGATCCCAGGCGTAAGGCCGTGTCCTGTTGGACCATGGGCTTCAACCAGCATGTGCGGGGCACCTGGATCAACAACCTTGTCTATAACCTGCACCTGCTGACCGGAAAAATTGCCGAACCCGGCAACAGTCCCTTATCGCTGACCGGGCAGCCTTCAGCATGCGGAACGACGCGGGAGGTAGGTGTCCTGTCACACACTCTTCCTGGCGGTATGTTTGTTGCGAATCCAGAGCACCGCAAAAAGGCGGCGCACATCTGGAATATCCCGGTTGAGAAGATTTCACCCAGACCAGGGTTTCACGCCATAGAGATGTTTCGCGCATTGGATCGCGGTGATGTCAAGGTCATCTGGATCAACACCACCAACCCGTTTCAGACGCTGCCCCATGCGGGCCGCTATCGCAGGGGTGCGCGAAAAGGAGGCGAGCGATTTATTGTCGTTTCAGAGGTGTACCCCAGTGAAACCGCTCGCCACGCCGATCTCATCCTGCCGTCGGCCATGTGGGTCGAGAAGGAGGGGATGTTCGGCAATACCGAACGGCGCACTCAGCACTGGTTCAAAATGGTAGACCCGCCGGGTCAGGCGAAGGACGATCTCTGGCAGATCGTCGAGTTAGCCAAGCGTTTGGATCTGGGACACCTGCTTAACTATGGGGAGGCGCCTCTGCACAAGGCGCTCTTTGAGGAGTATCGGAAGTTCGGCCAAGAATCAGGGAAGGACCTTGCGCCCTATGATGTATACGCGAAGGTCCGGGGCGGGCTGCGCTGGCCTGTTGTCGAGGGCAAAGAAACACGGTGGCGTTACAGGGAGGGGCTCGACCCGTACGTCAAGAAAGGCGAGGGTGTCCGGTTTTACGGCCAGCCGGATGGTCGCGCCGTCATTTGGGCGAGGCCCTACGAGCCGCCCGCCGAGCAGCCGGATGCACAATATCCTTTGTGGCTCACAACAGGCCGCGTCCTTGAGCACTGGCATACAGGGACCATTACGAGAAGAGTCCTTGAGCTTCACCGTGCCGCCCCCTTTGCGCCTGTTTGGATCAGCGCCGAGAACGCGGCTGCCTTGGGAATCAAGACTGGGGATCAGGTTCGTGTTCAGTCGCGTCGTGGGGAGGTTATCGCAAAGGCTCAAGTAAACGGAAGGAATACGGTTCCAAAAGGAGTCGTGTTTGTGCCGTTCTTCGATGAAAATGTCCTCATCAACCTGGTGACGCTTGACGCCTACGATCCTATTTCCAAACAGCCGGACTTTAAGAAGTGCGCAGTTCGAATCGAGAAAGTGTGA
- the ruvA gene encoding Holliday junction DNA helicase ruvA (Evidence 2a : Function of homologous gene experimentally demonstrated in an other organism; PubMedId : 12408833; Product type e : enzyme) produces the protein MIAQLRGLLASKDPGQIVIDVNGVGYQVFVPLSTFYQLPEIQQEVHLRIYTHVREDAIQLYGFHAIEERITFELLTGVSGIGPRLAANILSGIAVEEFIPAVLEGDTARLKAIPGVGRKTAERIILELKDKVTEVPCRGRVVVDRQPSPERDRTIEDVVSALLNLGCSRKEASAAAEAAHHTVGDGTDFETLVKQALKHLSERTGKRL, from the coding sequence GTGATCGCTCAACTTCGCGGTCTATTGGCGTCCAAGGATCCCGGGCAGATTGTGATCGACGTCAACGGGGTCGGCTACCAAGTCTTTGTTCCGCTTTCGACATTCTATCAGCTCCCGGAGATTCAACAGGAGGTGCACCTTCGCATCTACACGCATGTCCGCGAGGATGCCATCCAGCTTTACGGGTTTCATGCGATCGAGGAGCGGATAACGTTCGAACTGCTGACAGGGGTCTCCGGAATCGGACCTCGCCTCGCGGCTAACATCCTGTCCGGAATCGCAGTGGAGGAGTTCATCCCGGCTGTCCTGGAGGGCGATACCGCAAGACTCAAGGCGATTCCGGGGGTGGGGCGGAAAACAGCCGAGCGGATCATCCTGGAGTTAAAGGACAAGGTCACAGAGGTCCCCTGTAGAGGTCGGGTCGTGGTCGACCGCCAGCCGAGCCCGGAACGAGATCGGACCATCGAGGATGTCGTCTCCGCACTGCTGAACCTGGGCTGCAGTCGCAAAGAGGCCTCGGCGGCGGCTGAGGCGGCGCATCATACCGTCGGCGATGGGACAGACTTTGAAACGTTGGTCAAGCAGGCCCTGAAGCATCTCTCCGAGAGGACGGGGAAGCGGCTATGA
- the ruvB gene encoding Holliday junction DNA helicase ruvB (Evidence 2a : Function of homologous gene experimentally demonstrated in an other organism; PubMedId : 15292508; Product type e : enzyme), which produces MTTAKQKQESGRERVANRQLQDEDQELEQSLRPKAWDDYIGQEKVKANLQVFVRGAKARREPLDHLLFYGPPGLGKTSLAFMIASEMGVNIRVTSGPVIERQKDLAAILSNLREQDVLFIDEIHRLNPLVEETLYPAMEDYRLDLIIGQGPSAQSYRLKLPRFTLIGATTRAGLLASPLLNRFGVVQRLDFYNDADLFRIVLRSAQILGVSIMENGAWEIARRSRGTPRIVNRLLRRVRDFAQVLGDGVITREVAQSALERLEVDTNGFDEMDRRILHTIIEKFAGGPVGIETLAVAVGEEKDTIEDVYEPFLIQQGFLARTPRGRTVTRLAFDHFKLPRPAELQGELWQS; this is translated from the coding sequence ATGACAACGGCGAAGCAAAAGCAGGAGAGCGGCCGGGAACGGGTGGCGAATCGGCAGCTTCAGGACGAGGATCAGGAACTCGAGCAGAGCCTGCGCCCGAAAGCCTGGGATGACTATATTGGCCAGGAGAAGGTGAAGGCAAATCTCCAGGTGTTCGTCCGTGGAGCGAAGGCACGAAGGGAACCCCTGGACCACCTGCTCTTCTACGGCCCTCCGGGGCTTGGCAAGACCTCTCTCGCCTTTATGATCGCCTCGGAGATGGGGGTAAATATCCGGGTCACCTCCGGACCGGTCATCGAACGGCAGAAAGACCTGGCAGCCATCCTCTCGAATCTCAGGGAACAGGATGTCCTGTTCATCGACGAGATCCACCGACTGAATCCCCTGGTCGAAGAGACGCTCTACCCGGCCATGGAAGATTACCGGCTGGACCTGATCATCGGTCAGGGCCCGAGCGCACAGAGCTACCGGCTGAAGCTGCCGCGTTTCACCTTGATCGGGGCCACGACTCGCGCAGGGCTTCTGGCCTCGCCCCTGCTCAATCGGTTCGGTGTCGTCCAGCGTCTGGACTTTTACAATGACGCCGATCTCTTCAGAATTGTCCTGCGGTCGGCACAGATTCTCGGGGTATCAATCATGGAGAACGGCGCGTGGGAAATCGCGCGGCGCTCCCGTGGAACGCCTCGCATCGTCAATCGCCTGCTACGGCGCGTCAGGGACTTCGCCCAGGTGCTTGGGGATGGTGTCATCACCCGTGAAGTTGCGCAGAGCGCACTGGAACGGCTCGAGGTCGACACCAATGGGTTCGACGAGATGGATCGGCGGATCCTGCACACCATCATCGAAAAGTTTGCCGGTGGGCCCGTGGGAATCGAGACGCTCGCAGTCGCCGTGGGAGAGGAAAAGGATACGATCGAGGACGTCTATGAGCCGTTTTTGATTCAGCAAGGGTTTCTGGCCAGGACTCCAAGAGGCCGCACCGTCACTCGCCTGGCCTTTGATCACTTCAAGCTTCCACGTCCGGCGGAGCTGCAGGGCGAGTTGTGGCAGAGCTAA
- a CDS encoding conserved protein of unknown function (Evidence 4 : Homologs of previously reported genes of unknown function), translating into MDSLARTLIVFGLVVAAIGGLLLLIGKIPFVGKLPGDIYIQRKNFSFYFPLTTSILLSILLTILFSLFRRR; encoded by the coding sequence ATGGATTCACTTGCCAGGACGTTGATCGTGTTCGGCCTCGTTGTAGCCGCCATAGGGGGACTCCTCCTGCTCATCGGTAAGATCCCGTTTGTCGGGAAGCTACCAGGGGACATCTATATCCAACGCAAGAACTTCTCATTTTATTTTCCCCTCACGACCTCAATACTCCTGAGTATCCTCCTGACCATACTCTTTTCATTATTTCGCCGACGATGA
- the tgt gene encoding tRNA-guanine transglycosylase (queuine/archaeosine tRNA-ribosyltransferase) (Evidence 2b : Function of strongly homologous gene; PubMedId : 12646024, 8654383; Product type e : enzyme), translating to MTFDLLKTDPTTGARRGRLTTPHGTVETPVFMPCGTGGAVKALTPYELEVEGVQLALCNTYHLYLRPGHRLIEELGGLHRFMAWSGSILTDSGGFQVYSLARLRQISEEGVRFRSHLDGSLHFLSPELAIQVQESLGADIIMPLDECAPYPSTTDYLQRSLELTLTWAERSRTAHSDGQSGLFGILQGGTDKALREQAATALQKIGFDGYALGGLAVGEPKAVMYETVAHVTPLLPADQPRYLMGVGTPEDLVENVMRGVDMFDCVMPTRHGRTGSLFTSQGRINIKGAAYTSDERPADPACDCYTCRHFSRAYLRHLFMTGEILGLRLNTLHNLHFYVTLMRQIRQAIEAGDLAAFRTRFLEQIGTLNHDNTIVS from the coding sequence GTGACCTTCGATCTGCTGAAAACCGATCCAACAACGGGTGCACGGCGGGGTCGCCTAACAACGCCTCATGGCACGGTGGAGACGCCTGTGTTTATGCCGTGCGGGACGGGAGGAGCGGTGAAGGCGCTCACACCCTATGAACTGGAAGTTGAAGGGGTACAGTTGGCCCTGTGTAACACCTATCACCTGTACCTGCGTCCCGGCCATCGACTGATTGAGGAGTTGGGTGGTTTGCATCGCTTCATGGCGTGGTCCGGCTCGATCCTTACCGACAGCGGGGGGTTCCAGGTCTACAGCCTGGCCCGATTACGACAGATCTCGGAGGAGGGGGTACGCTTTCGATCTCATCTCGACGGATCACTGCACTTTCTCTCGCCGGAGCTGGCCATCCAGGTTCAAGAGTCGCTTGGGGCGGATATTATCATGCCGCTTGACGAATGCGCCCCCTATCCATCGACAACCGACTACCTTCAGCGATCGCTGGAGCTGACACTCACGTGGGCAGAGCGATCTCGAACGGCTCATTCCGATGGACAATCGGGGCTGTTCGGCATCCTGCAAGGAGGGACCGATAAAGCGCTGCGGGAACAGGCCGCGACAGCTTTGCAGAAGATCGGCTTTGACGGCTATGCGTTAGGCGGCCTCGCCGTCGGCGAACCGAAAGCCGTCATGTACGAAACCGTCGCCCACGTGACGCCGCTTCTGCCTGCCGATCAGCCTCGTTACCTGATGGGGGTCGGAACGCCGGAGGATCTCGTAGAAAACGTGATGCGCGGGGTAGACATGTTCGACTGCGTGATGCCTACCAGACACGGCAGGACCGGAAGTCTGTTCACCAGCCAGGGCCGAATCAATATCAAGGGGGCGGCGTATACGTCAGACGAGAGACCGGCAGATCCCGCCTGTGATTGTTATACCTGTCGACACTTCTCTCGCGCCTATCTTCGGCACCTCTTTATGACCGGCGAGATACTTGGACTACGCCTGAATACGCTTCACAATCTTCATTTCTATGTTACCCTTATGCGGCAGATCCGCCAGGCCATCGAAGCAGGGGACCTTGCCGCATTCCGGACAAGGTTTCTTGAACAGATCGGCACGCTGAATCACGATAACACGATCGTCTCATAA
- a CDS encoding Putative transcriptional regulator, AsnC family; likely to be a fused nirD/G and nirL/H, involved in heme D1 biosynthesis for nitrite reductase (Evidence 3 : Function proposed based on presence of conserved amino acid motif, structural feature or limited homology; Product type pf : putative factor): MFEMDAIDRKLLDAIQAGIPLVERPYRALGESVGLTEDDVIERIARLKAEGFVRNIGAIFDTSRLGYRSSLVGFRLREECVDEAAAQINAHPGVSHNYLRRYTLPDTFGVNACCPFNVWFTLAVSPESRLGLESSVAVLARDTGAEAARLFPALRVFKIGVRLDMDVDAAGVRKEEGHFFTGNGHSERGLDPEERLIVRVLQDDLPLAGEPFREAARQCGLGVEAMLVCAQELLQRHIMRRFAAILHHRKAGYTGNVMAAWSVPEEKVESVGHQMAQFRAVSHCYQRPTFPEWPFSLFTMVHQKSREACEETVAAISGETGIEHYAMLWTVREFKKVRLRYFTGEDTAWEEKAATQISPKAPMSPGDQAVAGESVASRHSVLTQ, from the coding sequence GTGTTCGAGATGGATGCAATCGATCGTAAACTATTGGATGCGATCCAGGCCGGCATCCCGCTTGTAGAGCGCCCTTATCGCGCCCTCGGCGAGAGTGTGGGCCTTACTGAAGACGATGTGATCGAGCGCATTGCCCGGCTCAAAGCTGAAGGTTTTGTCCGAAATATCGGTGCCATTTTCGATACGTCGCGCCTTGGCTATCGATCATCGCTGGTCGGCTTCCGATTGCGTGAGGAGTGCGTTGACGAGGCGGCCGCGCAGATTAACGCTCATCCCGGGGTAAGTCACAACTATCTCCGCAGGTATACGCTTCCGGACACCTTCGGTGTAAATGCCTGTTGTCCGTTTAATGTATGGTTTACCCTTGCTGTTTCCCCAGAGAGTCGGTTGGGGCTCGAATCCAGCGTCGCGGTGTTGGCGCGAGATACGGGCGCCGAGGCGGCACGACTCTTTCCGGCGCTCAGGGTCTTTAAGATCGGGGTACGCCTGGATATGGATGTTGACGCAGCAGGCGTACGTAAGGAGGAGGGCCATTTCTTCACGGGCAACGGTCATTCCGAGCGTGGTCTAGATCCAGAGGAGCGCCTGATCGTGCGGGTTCTCCAGGATGATCTGCCGCTTGCAGGGGAGCCGTTTCGCGAGGCTGCCAGACAGTGCGGACTGGGTGTTGAGGCGATGTTGGTCTGTGCACAAGAGCTTCTCCAGCGGCACATCATGCGCCGCTTTGCGGCAATCTTACACCACCGCAAGGCCGGCTACACCGGGAACGTCATGGCGGCGTGGTCGGTGCCGGAAGAGAAAGTAGAGTCCGTTGGACATCAGATGGCGCAGTTTCGCGCGGTCAGTCACTGCTATCAGCGCCCCACCTTTCCGGAGTGGCCGTTTTCGCTCTTTACGATGGTCCATCAGAAGAGCCGGGAAGCATGCGAGGAAACGGTTGCAGCGATCAGTGGAGAGACGGGGATCGAGCATTACGCGATGCTGTGGACAGTACGGGAATTCAAAAAAGTTCGGCTGAGATATTTCACCGGAGAGGATACAGCCTGGGAGGAAAAAGCGGCAACACAGATTTCTCCGAAGGCGCCTATGAGCCCGGGCGATCAGGCCGTAGCTGGAGAGTCGGTTGCCTCCCGCCATTCCGTATTAACTCAATAA
- a CDS encoding Putative periplasmic nitrate reductase, small subunit (napB); diheme cytochrome C (Evidence 3 : Function proposed based on presence of conserved amino acid motif, structural feature or limited homology; Product type pf : putative factor), which yields MAKTLKTVVFFGVVFFCVLVALGGRALSEQATPQQGSKRLPRAYEGAPPLVPHDAEARKGMCLVCHEFGVAGAPITPHPTRNDFCLQCHVGQDLSVKVFPGVSSQGEKRPE from the coding sequence ATGGCAAAGACGCTCAAAACAGTAGTCTTTTTTGGAGTGGTTTTCTTTTGCGTGCTGGTTGCACTAGGCGGCCGTGCGCTTTCTGAACAGGCGACTCCTCAACAAGGCAGCAAGAGGCTGCCTCGCGCCTATGAGGGCGCCCCGCCTTTGGTCCCCCACGATGCGGAAGCCAGGAAAGGCATGTGTCTGGTTTGCCACGAATTCGGGGTCGCGGGGGCTCCCATCACGCCGCATCCGACGCGCAATGATTTTTGCTTGCAGTGCCATGTCGGTCAGGACCTTTCGGTGAAGGTATTTCCTGGCGTCTCATCTCAGGGAGAGAAGAGACCGGAGTGA